From the Engraulis encrasicolus isolate BLACKSEA-1 chromosome 18, IST_EnEncr_1.0, whole genome shotgun sequence genome, the window TAGGCTTCTGCTATCCATTGTGTAACAGTCTGTCCTGAAGgatatttaaaaaagaaatataCATTGTCTGGTTCTCTGTCCGTCTTTCCATGATGTCAGAGAAGAGGTTTTGTGTCTAAATTTTGTAGAGTAACTTCATGTTTTGACGTAGACAGAGTATTATGAACTAGACTTTAGTCTGACTGTTCATTGTTTCTTCACTAACTCAATACTGCTTTCTTCCAGATGCTCAACCTAAACCTTGTCTCAATCTGGTGTTGTGTGGAAGCGATGTTGCATTGAAGTCCTTGGCAGCAGAACTGATACTGAACCTAGAGGAGCAGACGGAACCAAGTTCACCACTCAGCTCAGTATGTGTGAAGAGAGAGGCTTTGGTGTGTGGACAGCACCTCGCCATAGTTATTCTGCCAACTCTGGGACAGACACAGCTCTCGGAGGACGAAGCAACACGCGAAACTCTTCAGTGTCTAACACTTTGTGACTCTAGAGTCCATGCTTTTCTCCTGGTGATACAAGGTCCACTTTCTGAAGAGGACATAGCGGAATTTGGGAAAATTCTGCACTACTTTGGGGTAGAAGCTGAGCGTCACTGCCAGATTTTGTTTATAGGCGAAGAGGTGGACTTCACTCAGAATATCACAGACATCATGGAAGAGACACGGGGCATAATGAGTATTCCAGAGGGGTGCTATCATGTCTTTGGCCATGGTGTGGAAGCAGCGCAGGTGCTGGAGCATGTAAACAAGTTGAGGGAGGAGAACAGCAATGTCTGTTACACACTTGACATGTATGTCGCAGCACAATTCAGAAAGCAAATGAGATGCCAGGCTGAACTTGAGGAAATGAAGATGAGTGTGGAGACACTACAGGCACAGAATAAAGACTTGCAAACCCTCCAAGGTGATTACCCATACGCAACAAAACACATTTCTCAATAATTTACATGACAACATATAGTAATTCATCACATTATgtaatatattgtatgtatttgataGTTATATATTTTGCCATACTTATGCACCTCTTTCTATTTCATTTTACACCCTACATATGGGCAAAGTGGACCAACAGGATCAATATGTTTTGAAACTAGTCTTTCAACTACGTGTAGTTTTAACCACCAGATGGCGTTGCTCAAAATGTACTTATCTTAATGTTGAGGATTGTCCAAACAAACATCACATGTATTCtattgacccctttagagtttgtaaacagatatgacgtaatttggctgcatgCACATCGTTGCACCAGTATTGACCATgcaccgttcacttgtacagaaactCGACGGGTGTTTtctccgaaataagataacggatgatcacgctaacttcagatatgctgTGGGCAtgacagacacgggcattcctgactatgtcatcagtccagtcagtagtttaatgtcttgtaacaacaaacatctcctatgcttctggaacagcctcatCTATCTCAAAATAGCACAACAACATCAACTTACACCCTTTAGGACGGCAGGTTTTCTCTCTTTacggtctgcactgtctgtttgtgtgtgtgtgttcacaaccagttttacatacagcctccccactccctattttgcccatgcctgcagttcacctaggggtcgttgtcgagagagcgcagcccactCATTCTGAATAGAGTCTGCAATCAATCGTTGGCGCCCCTAGCGTGCAGTACCACtcggaagagtggagtctctcatTATACtcttaaaacctctctggtgtgtttgagtcagcgATGCGTGCATTCAATGTGACGTGAATTCTGAACGGATCAATTTGCTGCAtcgtctgcatgcgcatgcagaaagcaatgcattctggatgaaaatgttgcatgatggctAGAAATCTTGTCCGACtaaccaaatttcagtcatgttgagAGGATGACGTGACATGTCACATGATCTCAAACTATTGAGGAATCAATGCgactgcagacggaccttgcaactcctgcagttgctcAGCGACGTCGGTTGACGACGACAACAAATCGAATGGACCtatcttctagtagagtaagataacccaaaccctgcctacccaatgcaaaggagtgagcTCAAGCTCAGTCACCTAAGGGGacgctgtctcctcctcctccttcttcttccctttCTGTGGCGTTAGGTGATGacttgcataagatgtgtgctaccgccatctacagctctAAGAgaactcaatttattctcaagctaaatctccaaaggtctcctaaagaggtgttcacctgacgtcacatggatccaggaaaagtacaggcttgatgtatcttactctactagaagatttTTGGTCCAAATAAAGGgtgaataataaaataaaaagaggtaCATAAAACTAGTAAAATGTAGGGTATATTTCCAATAAGCGTaagatgtggtcaagggggcatACTTATTAAAAACGGTTGAGAACTAGTCTAACAGATGCCCATCATTTCTCTAAGACTAACTAAATTCTATTGTTTACAGATGCTCAACTTAAACCTTATCTCAATCTGGTATTGTGTGGGAGCAATGCACAGCTGAAGTCATCTGCAGCAGAACTGATACTGGGCCTTGAAGAGCATCAAGATCCAAGTCCACTAATAAGCCCAGTATGTGTGAAAAGAGATGCTTTCAAGCATGGACATGATGTCACTGTGGTCATTCTGCCGTCTCTGGAAAAAACACAAGTCTCAGAGGAAGAAGCACTGCGTGAGACCCTACAGTGTCTGACCCTTTGTGGATCCAGAGTCCATGCTTTCCTCCTGGTCATTCAGGGACCACTGTCTGAGGAGGACAAAGAGGAGTTCCGGAATATTCAGCACTTCTTTGGTGAAGAGGCCGAGAGTCACTTCCAGGTAGTGGTTATGGGTGAAGCAGTGCCACTTGCTCAGATAATAATGGACGCCACAGGAGAGCCCCAGGACATCCACATCTCTGAGAGATCTTATCACAACTTGGCTCATGCGTCAGAGGTGGAGCAGCTGCTGGAGCAGGTGGAGAAGATTGGAGAAGAGAACGGCAATGTCTGTTACACCATGGATATGTATGTCGCTGCACAGATCCGACATCAAATGAAATATCTAGACGAGCTCATAAACATGAGAATTAGTGTTGAGTCTCTTGAGATCCAGAACAAAGAGCTCCAGCGCACCGAACAAGGTAATTATAACAACGTGATTTTTTCTATCGGCAAATAAATAGACAAGAGCTCACTCATGAAACACAAACCTCtggcaagcagtgttgccagattgggctgtttcccgcccaattggtctcattaggatggcagtctgcgggtaaaaatggcattttgcctaattttgcccatagaaatcaatagaattgggcgggatttagtgcttccaggcgggttttgaggttttttttggctggaaatcatcagcctcatctggcaaccctgctggcaAGCAGAGTCGgattgatgagtggaggtgcaaaacgcacaccagaaacagaggtacTGGCAACCAGAAagtacacttgcaggaggagaaaagtgccgcacactctcaagttaaatgaacacgtttttaatgtgacaacgtttcggcctgtcggccttcctcaggtcacgtgtgcaGGGTTGGATTAAcacacagtctagatatggctgcagcttatgggtcccccacctgccagaggggtCCCTGTTTGGCAAAATTGAGGGGGAAcaataattgcagaattgtgacaagatcaGTTTTCAATCTTGGTAATACTCATTCTTGGCTCAGAAGTATGATGCTGTCTCAGCAATTTTATCGTTGAATTTGCATTCTGGGGAGGCCTAtagccacctgtagcctaggaaCCCTGtaccatgttaatccggccctgccgctAAGCCCTGGCAAAAACATTATTTTCTTGGTGGAGCGAATTGAGTTAGCCTACAGTACAGCAATGTAACTATTTGGATTCAAAGGTAGTATAGCCTGACAGTTGCATAGCCTGACATCTCTTGCACATTTGATTTTGCAGTTCTGCATAATTCATCTGCACCTTATCTGAATTTGGTATTGTGCGGGAGTGAGGCAGCATTGAAGTCCCACGTGGCAGACCTGATCCTGGGTCCGGTAGAGCAGACAGAACCGAGCCCAGAGCTGCCCAGCTCAGCATGTgtgaagagagaagcagaggtgTGCGGGCGCAACGTCACCCTGATCCTGCTGCCATCATTGTTGGACATACAGCTGGCTGATGCCGAAATCATCCAGGAAATACAGCACATCCTGCATCATAACGACCCTGGAGTCCATGCCTTCCTTCTGGTTATTCCTCATGGTGTACTTCCCAATGGTGAGAATGAGGAACTGAAGAGAATACAGCACTTCTTTGGCGAAGAGGTGAACGCTTACTGTCACCAAGTGTTCACAGAAGAAACTGTGCTGAATGCCGAGGGAGGCGAAAGGGATGCTGCACAGAAATTCGATGAAAGCTTTGAGGACCACTATCACCTCATGGACAACAGCTCAAAGGTCTTGCCACTCCTGGAGAGGGTTGAGATGATGATCGAAAAGAATGGTGGCTGCTACACGCTCAATACCTTCATCAGCGCACAACTGAACAGCCTCCTGAAATGCCACCAGCAACTTGAGGAGTTGAAGATGACGATTCAGAAATTCCAGATCGAGGACAGCAAAGCAAAAGTCTCAGACCAAGGTACAAAAGTCCAGTTGTTGATGTAATGTACAGCTAGGGGGGGAACatatgggggggcgggggggggtctaGATTTCATCAACTACAATATGTAGAGCTGGGTAGaatatacatacagtaaaaaCGTGAAATGTTTTGTGGTAGTTAAGTGCGTCATGACTTTGTGCACGTCTGTAATTTAAGATTTCACTACAAAAATGTATGACCAAACTTAACCCTAAAAAATATTTTGCGTAACAGCAGATATGCTTAGTTTGATGTGGAAATGTATGTTTTGTATGCAGAATGCAGAATAAGTCTCGCAGGTTTTAAGCTAAAATTTCCCAACTAACTAATAATTCATTTTCAAAGGTTATCCGGATGAACTGAGAATAGTTCTCCTGGGTAAAACTGGAAATGGAAAAAGTGCCACTGGAAATACCATACTTGGGTGTGAGAGGTTTAATGCGATGGCTTCCACTACATCTGTCACAACTGAATGCAAGAAAGAGACAGCTCTGATCAATGGAAGAGCAGTGACAGTGGTTGACACCCCAGGGTTCTTTGATACAACGTACGACAATGATGCAACCAAGCGAGAGGTCATAAGATGTATTGCAATGGCAGCACCAGGTCCACATGCCTTCCTTGTCGTCTTGACTAGCACAGGCCGCTTCACAGAAGAGGAGAAGCAAACAATTCAAATGATCCAACAAATGTTCGGTGAGGCATCAGAAAGGTACATGGTAGTGTTGTTCACAAGAGGGGATGACCTAGGAAAGCAAGGTTTCGACGAGTATATTCGAAGAGCCGATCCCAATTTAAAGAGTGTCCTAAGGCACTGTGGACAAAGATACCATTTGTTCAacaacagaaatgaaaatgacaAAGACCAGGTCCTGAAACTACTAGATAAAATAGATGCCATGGTGAGAGCCAATGGGGGGCAACACTACACCACTGAGATGTTCCAAAAAGCCGAAGAAGCTCTCAGGTTTAACCAAGAGAGAATTCTTCGGGAAAGAGAagaacagattgagagagagaggaaagaactgCAAATGAAACACGAAGCAGAAATGAGAAACCTTAAAGAAGAGATggaaggggaaaagaggagacaagaggaggaaaTAAGATTCAGAGAGGAGGAATTTAGTCGCAAGGAAGAGGAACTGAAAGCCGCCATGAAGActttggaggaggtggagagatgtAAGCGTGCAAAGATGGAAGAACATTTCCAGCTACAAAAGAAGCAGAATGAAGAATGGATTGCTAAGTGGACAGAGGAAGTacaacaagagagacagagacaacagGAGGAATGGGAGAAAAGGACACAAGCAgaacagacaaggagagaggaagaggagaaacagaggaAAGTTAAAGAAATGGAATACGAGCTGTTCTGGCGTGAAATACAGGAAAAACAAGCAGCTTTATTCCATCTGGAGAAAGAAAAGATTTTGataagagcagaggaggagaaaagactgAGACTGCAGGAGTACGAAGACAGAGTCAATAACCAAGAAAAGACACGAAAAGACttggaagaaaaaataaaacatgccGAAGAGAGTAGGGTTAAAGACTTGGAAGAACAAAAAAGACGGTACGATGAGGAGTGTCAAAAGAAAGACGAGGAAGAGTTACGAAAGAGACAGGAAGAAGAGAGCAGGTGGAGGCAGCAAATTGACTTAGTGGAGAAAGAATGGTCCATTAAGCAAGACGAACataaacgggagagagagaggtatgagaagtcacaggaggaagaaaagatgaagagagacgCGGAGGAGAAACTGAAAAAGCTGTTTGATgacaacgaaagaaagaaaatagagcAAGAGGCagaaaggaaaataaaagaaaaagagctAGAGATTACAAAACTTCAGCAAGATTATGAATTACAGCtcatggaagaagaaaaaaaaagcagagaaaGGGAAGCACAGCAGAAATCAGAAGTGGAGGAAAAGCtcaagaaacagagagagcactTTGATCGACAGAAAGAGTGGGAAACCAAAGAaagtatagacagagagaggaggaatataGAATATCTTAAAGACATGCacgagaaagaaaaagaacttctaaggagagagattgagatggagGCAAGGAAGCAAGCCGAAAAGGAGTTTAATCAAACACTTGATAGAAAACTCATAGAGGCAAAAATAAAAGGTCACGATGAGGGGTACAGACAGGGGCATGGTGAGGGATATGACAAAGGGAAGGAGGAAGGTGAAAAAGAAGGCTATGTGAAAGGAAGGGAGGCGGGGAAGAGAGAAGGTCATGTaacaggagaagaggaaggatttGAAAAAGGACATGCTGAGGGGTATATAGAAGGcatagagagaggaaaggaagaactTTCGGCAGAACAAACTACTTTAGGAAGATGGATTGATGGAGCAATAAATACTTTCTACAATCAAGAGTTTTAAAACAGATGAACGCAACATTTGAATTTGGAAGGCAGGAATTTGATGCTTCTCCACTGAAAAAAAAGTCCTCTTAGCTGCAGACTTTTCAAAATGTGACTTCCAATAATGGGGAGGTCAGTATAGAGACAAAGTTGCAGTGGCAGATTAGTGACCAAGTACAAATGAGCATTGTGTCACATCGGCCTATAAGAGAGAGGGGTACAAACAAGGCCATTTCTGATTTCGTCAGTCTAGTAGTACAATCTAGTTGTTTGGGTTAATGATGATATGCATTGATCTGACATAATATGTGTTATTGTGATCATATATGATTCAGTTTTTCTGCATTCTTTATCAGATTGTAGCCTAACACCAAGTGAGACCTTTATGTTTTCTTTATGGTTTATGGTCTATGCTTGccgtgaattttgtttttaagtaCTTAGTAGTTAGGATGAATGAAATCATATGATGAAGATTCTGTTCACACCACACCGAATCCTTCTGAAATGTTCATATGAACAATTAATAACCTAGCCAACCAGACACCATGCAAGTGGACAATGCTGTAAAACAGCACACGAGTTTAAGCTAAttagtcagtgtgtttgtgtcaaaCGTGAAAATCTCAAAAAAATTATTTGCCCGTATTGTCACgaaataatgattttttttttggaaaaaagtaGGCAGTAAGTAATACCCTGTAGGCCCTAGGGCTTGACATCGGCACATGGCAACTGGCAAAAATGGATAAAGCTTGGtcgtggctagtaacaatttcagtcttaCGAGCTTCTTTGTCAGGTAACCCATTCTTGGGTAGGCTACGTCAGACCTCAGTCGCATACGGATATCCTGTTTTTGCACCTTGTGTTATATTTAGGTTGAGGAAAGATCATGGAGATtctattttgtttcatttagcaCACTATGTTCATAGCACTGATCATCTTGTTTAACACCTAATTTTCTGAGTTTTGATGTATCATAGTATGAAGAAAATGTGTATCAAGAAAATGTGTTTAAAaacactgacaacaaaactgtggctagtagaaaggttgaatggctagtgactctggaaaaccacaagCCACTGTGGCCGGCCAGTGAGCAAAAAGTTCATTTAAGCCCTGGTACTCTAGTATGCCAGACTATAGCATGAAAAGTATAGCCTGGCATCGAACCATTGGCAAAGCTGCGGTACCAACAGTTGGCGTTCATAGACTGCTTGAATGAATATCAATCGGCAACAAGCCGAAATGCAAATCATCCTGTGGGTGGCGATCCTGCCGATTGTGTGATGAACACAGGAACACCGTATGAGGACGCCACTACCCAAGACTGGCCATGCCGAACACAGCTGAACACGACATCTATTGTTCTACCGTATACGTACGGAATGATGCTTGGTCAGCAGGAGCTGACAACAAACTTGCAGCAAAACGAGaagcaatattacattacattacatttggcagacacttttatccaaagcgacaacaatcgaggacataatcatagcatacaacacttgtaGATACAAAGTGCATATGAAAAATAGGTGAAAATACCAAGAGGGTTTAGATTTTCAAGTACATTAGCACAcagttaagtagagtagacacacacacacacacacacacacacacacacacacacacacacacacacacacacacacacacacacacacacacacacacacacacacacacacacacacacacacacacacaacatgccttaGAGTTTACTCAGCACATCCTGATTAATCACATGTAGACCACATGTAAAATTTAGGCCTAAAAAGCTATTTTCTGGAATAATGTTTGATCGTTATGGTGTATAGATGCTTTCCTGAGAATGGTCAGGTTTCTTTCAAGCTGAAGTTAGCCAACTCATTGAATTCCATTTGGCAGAAGTGTGTTGATCTGGAAAACTGTCTATCTGTCCCATTCACTCCGCATTTAAATCGATCTGGCTCTCCCCACACAGATGCCATGATGACAAAGGAAAACCTCTAAAATGTCTGAAACATGCTACATAAGCTTTACTTAGTTTTCAGTTTGTAACTTAAAGATGAATAGAAGCATGTTTTGTAGACGACCCTTGCATCTGACATTTATCTGGTGAATGCTTGTTTCATCTTTTAGTGCATGCCTAAGCATGGGTTTGGTGTGATTTTTGTCAAGGCTATGTGTATTCAAATAGCGCTGCATTGACCTTCATCCAGTGATATATTTAAGACTGTGTGCTGCTGTTCTGTTCTCATACTGTTCTGTGGACCAGTGTGAAGTTACTGTATGTCAGACCTAGATGATGTGAGATGTGATGTAAGTCCCTGTTGCCATGCTCTCCTGCAGTATGTCTGAACCAActgcttgtttgttttcttgtAACTGTTCTGTTTGTCAGCCCTACTAATGCCATTCGTTGACATCTGGCCCACTCAAATGTTCAAATAAAATGGTTTTGTTAAGACTTGCTTTCATTTCTTCAGTTGAATAGCCCATTATTTGCCATGCTATCACAAGGGATAGTCAGGTGCTGTGCTTTAAGTCACTATAAGCCTATAGCttaacagaggtgtgtgtgtgtgtgtgtgtgtgtgtgtgtgtgtgtgtgtgtgtgtgtgtgtgtgtgtgtgtgtgtgtgtgtgtgtgtgtgtgtgtgtgtgtgtgtgaccactgtTGTGGAGCCTTTATGTGATGGCGCATTCACAGCTATAACATTTTAAAGAGAtaatgtcccatttttggaaataattttattatacacctctccttgagtaaaatgattgagttttacctttctcctgtacttctctgagtatggcagtgcaaatcttACCTTCAAGCTatcaattaacattgagtcctatgagaccagctggtggctaactggtctcataggactcaatgttaactgctagctaagaggtaaaatttgcactgccatattcagagaacggttgaaagtacaggagaaaggcaaaACTCTATCCTTTAACTCAAGGaggggtgtaaaataagcttatttctagaaattggacagtatcactttaagtcttgAACTGCCCATGATGCTAAAGGCCATTCACACCCATTTAATAACAGACAGAGAACAACAGACCAGCCAGAGCCAAGCTCTACCAAGCCTTACCTGACCCTTTATTACTATCGCTATAGTGGAACACTATCTAGCTCCATCTAAGTCtccgaaatatgtaaaatagCTCAATATGAGGGTTGCCTACACAAAGCAGttaattaattcaacacttagagagccgaTTCAACATTTGTAGTTGGTCCCAACTCTGCAAGTGTTGAATTGTCACCTCATATTTTAGGCATACTGTGTATGAACAGTACCAGTCCATCATGTGATATCCACGTCCATTCAACATCATATATGCTCCTACCTACAGGTGTTTCACCAAACATACTGTAGACTGTTAAGGGGATTCATGTCCCATTTCATATAGAATTGTACAACATAGCCTTTCCAAAGATGATAGTCATCTGCCTATGATACTGGCTAGCCCCATCACCCTCGGCTAATGGAAATTCTGCAGCGACCACTGGAGAGACTGATTATATCCAGAGCTCTACACCATCTTGTGTGTTTTAAATTAAGTCAACCTTAAAAATTCACCTGCCAGAAATAACATGTGGCATGACTACCTCCGCACCAGTGTGTTTAGATGTGCTTTTAGTCATTTACTTTGTGTCCACTGTTGACAGAGGGGTCAAATTCAGAAAAGAGCTTCTTTGTAATATAACAGAGTAGTGTTTGTCTAGTAGACCACACATCTTTCCTTTTTCAATTAATTACCCAAATACATTCATCCTTGTCTTATTGTAGCAATCGCTCAGTAAGTAAGCACAGAGTTCTGCAGCTTTACAAGGCAGAATGATTCCTTCCTGGTACGTAGTCAGCAATTCATCTTACACTTTGGCCAAGCCTTGCGACACTGAACACCTTATTGTGCAGGGTACGGCAAACTTGTAAGTCCTAGTTTTGGCAGTGAGAACATAAATTCCTCTCCCAAGCACATTTTGTTATTTCCAAGCATGAAAGAAGCGCTTGTTTTCAAGGTTGCGAATGgaataggaaaaaaaacatttgattggTCATACTTTGCAGATTTGCAAAATCCATCAGAATTAAATCTCTTTCAAAAACCTTTCAGTCTGTTGCTTCAGCGCTAATGACTACTGAGTTCCAATGTACCAATACTACATTCAAGGCCATCAGAAGGACCCTCCTGTGAGTTTTTATATTACACTGCAGATCTGATGCAGATATCCTTGCACAGAGTGGCCTTGTAGTCCTCCCCCTCCACATCccaattcccctctctctcccctttccccactctctcccctttccccactctctcccctttcccctccccctccttttccccctctctctactatCTTCTAACCTGCTAAagagtagagcaggggtgggaaacctctTTCAGATATCAGTTATAGATGCAGTCAGCTCCTATGCTCCGCCTATGCAAAATGAgcaggcggagcactcggagggtcacacgcagcttcaaaatgaatggcagtgaatgagaagccagcgcactggagggtaaaCTCTGCTTTTTAAGACTTTAAATTGTCTGGAGAactttcattcaaagtccactgcctgcctcgtgaatccagggaaacgaatataaagtggcagaaccatatatatgtccgaacgaccacgagcagttgtagaatccacagtcttTAGTTTATAGTCGTTTCCCTGGCTTCACGACAcaggcagtggactttgaatgaaagtgttCCCGACGATTAAAAGTTAAAAAAGCATAGtttaccctccagtgcgctggtttctcattcactaccattcatttTGAAGCTGCGTGTGACCCTCCTCATTTTGCATAGGCGGAGCATAGGAGCCGACTGCATCTATACAAGGTGCCACTTCAAATTTCACTTAAAAGTCCTCCActatactatgaacacaaaccaagatttccctctgcactataggcctatattgaaggcagccatcgctacaacagaccccacctttactAGGTACCCGGAAAATATAAGTTAATTGTATTATAAATGTAATTCCTGTCATTTCtttccaaaacatgtcatatttaatgtgaagctgcataacattaaaattaggtcgggggccagataagagtagccaggccatgccctcctagcgacgcaacaccttcgccgttggatctaagtcaggccaagagcaatgtaaatattgtttctgatctcccaaaaaaatgggaactccacccactttgttggacaccagtcaaccagtagcaaacctagggaggtgggtcaaccatgccatttgggaaagagatttgaaagtcgagtgtgtgtgtgtgtgtgtgtgtgtgtgtgtgtgtgtgtgtgtgtgtgtg encodes:
- the LOC134468785 gene encoding GTPase IMAP family member 4-like, whose protein sequence is MTIQKFQIEDSKAKVSDQGYPDELRIVLLGKTGNGKSATGNTILGCERFNAMASTTSVTTECKKETALINGRAVTVVDTPGFFDTTYDNDATKREVIRCIAMAAPGPHAFLVVLTSTGRFTEEEKQTIQMIQQMFGEASERYMVVLFTRGDDLGKQGFDEYIRRADPNLKSVLRHCGQRYHLFNNRNENDKDQVLKLLDKIDAMVRANGGQHYTTEMFQKAEEALRFNQERILREREEQIERERKELQMKHEAEMRNLKEEMEGEKRRQEEEIRFREEEFSRKEEELKRQQEEWEKRTQAEQTRREEEEKQRKVKEMEYELFWR